One stretch of Trichomycterus rosablanca isolate fTriRos1 chromosome 3, fTriRos1.hap1, whole genome shotgun sequence DNA includes these proteins:
- the cxcr3.1 gene encoding C-X-C chemokine receptor type 3.1, producing MDFEKIFIPILYSLALVFGLLGNGLVLVVLIQKRRTWSVTDVFILNLSVADLLLLITLPLWAVDAAVGWNFSDGLCKLAGATFRVNFYCGIFLLACISLDRYFSVVHAVQMYSRRRPWLVHLSCLAVWIFCLLLSIPDWIHLQVSKDSRRGGKSECTPTYLPEWRLALRTLYHVLGFFLPAVVMLYCYTRILLRLQLGSQGAQKQRAVRVILVLVIAFFLSWTPYNIVLLADTIYTNQTGNSTTCGTTTLLDIAITVTSTWGYLHCCVNPVLYAFVGVKFRRHLLDLIKPLRHRLKRRADITSRKSSLMSVDTSQTSAF from the exons ATGGACTTTGAAAAAATTTTTATTCCCATCCTCTACTCTTTGGCACTGGTGTTCGGGCTGCTGGGAAATGGCCTAGTGCTGGTGGTGCTGATACAGAAAAGACGGACCTGGAGCGTGACGGATGTCTTCATACTGAACCTGAGTGTGGCCGACCTCCTGCTTCTAATCACGTTGCCCCTGTGGGCAGtggatgctgctgttgggtGGAATTTCAGCGATGGATTGTGCAAGCTGGCTGGAGCAACGTTTAGG GTCAACTTCTACTGTGGCATCTTCCTGCTGGCGTGCATCAGTCTAGATCGCTACTTTTCCGTTGTGCATGCCGTGCAGATGTACTCACGTAGGAGGCCATGGCTTGTGCACCTCAGCTGCCTGGCTGTCTGGATCTTCTGTCTTCTTCTATCCATCCCTGACTGGATCCACCTGCAAGTCTCAAAAGACTCCAGACGAGGGGGAAAATCTGAATGTACACCTACATATTTGCCTGAATGGCGTCTGGCCTTACGTACGCTCTATCATGTGCTGGGCTTTTTCCTCCCTGCGGTCGTCATGCTCTACTGCTACACTCGCATCCTGCTCCGTTTACAACTCGGCTCTCAGGGCGCCCAGAAGCAAAGGGCTGTAAGAGTCATCCTCGTCCTTGTGATAGCCTTCTTTCTCAGCTGGACGCCCTACAACATCGTCCTTCTGGCAGACACAATCTACACCAATCAAACCGGCAACAGCACAACGTGCGGTACCACCACTCTGCTGGACATTGCCATTACAGTCACCTCCACTTGGGGCTACCTGCACTGCTGTGTGAACCCAGTGCTTTATGCTTTTGTTGGGGTGAAATTCCGGCGCCATCTGTTGGATTTAATAAAGCCACTTAGACACAGGCTAAAGCGCCGCGCAGACATCACATCTCGCAAGAGCTCTTTAATGTCTGTGGATACTTCCCAAACTTCAGCTTTCTGA
- the LOC134310307 gene encoding C-X-C chemokine receptor type 3-like: protein MLLELHGVFETNSTFEYEDYEYKEDCITRSSSRSIAVFLSILYAVELVLGLLGNVLVLVVLVQKRRTWSVLENFMLHLSLANLLLLITVPLWALDAVNSWRLTGLCKLAGAIFKISLYSSIFLLACFSLNLYLSVIHNIKMYSRQKLNLVNLSILAVWTLSLLLSVPDWLYLQATINSAGDNTECVHMYPSAASRVASRVIYHLLGFLLPTIVLLYSHSCILLHSESEGVQKQRRVQKGRFMCFIRILLLVFCISWIPYNVALLVNTIRVSPSDSTSDCVEGVWTAVKITGIMGCLHSCINPLIYFSFSDKFRHSVLTIIRCGGCAVDSEDLFPCESREMNKDTSAPKEEKESLNICLTDINQTVTTQQKDEVI from the exons ATGCTACTGGAACTGCATGGAGTATTTGAAACCAACAGCACTTTTGAATATGAAGACTATGAGTATAAGGAAGATTGCATCACAAGAAGTTCCTCTCGCTCCATCGCTGTCTTCCTTTCAATCCTGTACGCTGTCGAACTGGTGCTGGGGCTGCTTGGTAACGTGTTGGTGCTGGTGGTTCTGGTCCAGAAAAGGAGGACATGGAGTGTATTGGAAAACTTTATGCTGCACCTGAGCTTGGCCAATTTGCTTCTTCTCATTACTGTGCCACTATGGGCTTTGGATGCTGTGAACAGCTGGAGGTTAACTGGACTTTGCAAGCTGGCTGGAGCGATATTTAAG ATTAGCCTCTACTCCAGCATTTTTCTGCTGGCCTGCTTCAGTCTGAATCTCTACCTTTCTGTCATTCACAACATAAAGATGTACTCACGACAGAAACTCAACCTGGTTAACCTCAGCATCCTGGCTGTCTGGACCCTCTCTCTTCTTCTCTCAGTCCCTGACTGGCTCTACCTGCAAGCTACAATCAACTCTGCTGGGGATAATACAGAATGTGTACACATGTATCCATCTGCAGCATCACGTGTGGCGTCGCGTGTGATTTATCACCTGCTGGGCTTTTTACTTCCAACCATCGTGCTGCTTTATAGCCACTCGTGCATACTGCTACATAGTGAGTCTGAGGGGGTCCAGAAGCAAAGGCGTGTTCAAAAAGGGAGGTTCATGTGCTTCATCCGCATCCTACTACTGGTCTTCTGTATCAGCTGGATACCCTACAATGTTGCTTTACTGGTGAACACCATCAGAGTGTCACCAAGTGATTCTACCAGTGATTGTGTGGAAGGCGTGTGGACTGCAGTAAAAATCACAGGGATTATGGGATGCCTCCACTCTTGTATTAACCCACTGATCTACTTCAGCTTTTCTGATAAATTTCGGCACTCTGTGTTGACCATTATAAGGTGTGGTGGTTGTGCTGTGGATAGTGAGGATTTGTTTCCATGTGAATCTAGAGAGATGAACAAAGATACTTCTGCACCAAAGGAAGAGAAAGAATCTCTGAATATCTGTCTGACTGACATTAACCAGACTGTTACAACACAGCAGAAAGATGAAGTTATCTGA
- the LOC134310089 gene encoding C-X-C chemokine receptor type 3-2-like — MHADPGTPGEGNLQPYLLFREKGVVATCSISQRCCLHGLRFILTTDTANYSYEDELDGSYASPCNLEDTLSFTHRFAPIAYIIVFILALVGNILVLCVVRRYRKSCHGPCSFSLTDTFLLHLAISDLLLALTLPFFAGQWINGWVYGMGLCKIAGALFSLNVYCGVLFLACISFDRYLAIVHAVHTSWRRNTCLAQLACLLIWISCLVLTKIDIYFRNVEQLEQDNNRLVCHLKFTGDGVEHWHLALQLLSMLLGFGLPLMMMLYCYLCIFCALCHTSTSRQKRRSLRLIISLVAAFVICWAPYNILKMIDSLVVLGLISSSCTLNHALDIGILVTESLGLAHCALNPLLYGFVGVRFRRELIRMFKSVLHPGEMGSFSSAESENTSYFSVVA; from the exons ATGCATGCAGATccagggacgcctggtgaaggtaacCTTCAGCCTTACCTCCTGTTTAGAGAAAAGGGAGTTGTAGCAACCTGTAGTATCTCTCAGCGCTGCTGCTTGCACGGACTCAG atttatcctaacaacCGACACAGCAAATTATTCCTACGAGGACGAACTAGATGGCAGTTACGCTTCCCCCTGCaatctggaggatactttatcTTTTACCCACCGCTTTGCCCCCATAGCCTACATAATAGTCTTCATCCTGGCTCTGGTTGGAAACATTCTGGTTCTGTGTGTGGTGCGCCGCTACCGTAAGTCCTGTCACGGTCCCTGCTCCTTCTCTCTGACTGACACATTTCTGCTCCACTTGGCCATCTCTGACCTTCTGCTGGCCCTGACGTTACCCTTCTTTGCTGGCCAGTGGATTAATGGATGGGTATACGGCATGGGTCTGTGTAAGATAGCGGGTGCGCTCTTCTCCCTGAATGTCTACTGCGGCGTGCTTTTCCTGGCATGCATCAGCTTCGACCGTTACTTGGCCATTGTTCATGCTGTCCACACCAGCTGGAGGCGCAACACATGCCTGGCTCAGCTGGCCTGCTTACTTATCTGGATCAGCTGCCTTGTCCTGACCAAAATCGACATTTATTTCCGAAATGTGGAGCAATTAGAACAAGATAATAACCGGCTGGTGTGTCACTTAAAATTTACCGGTGACGGTGTTGAACATTGGCATCTTGCTCTGCAACTCCTCAGCATGCTGTTAGGCTTTGGACTCCCCCTGATGATGATGCTGTACTGTTATTTGTGCATCTTCTGTGCACTTTGCCACACAAGCACTAGCAGGCAGAAGCGCCGCTCACTCAGGCTCATTATTTCCCTGGTGGCAGCATTCGTAATTTGCTGGGCACCGTACAATATTCTAAAGATGATCGACAGCCTGGTGGTACTAGGTTTAATAAGCTCCAGCTGCACGTTGAACCACGCGCTTGACATCGGCATCCTGGTGACGGAAAGTCTAGGGCTGGCCCACTGCGCTCTCAACCCACTGCTCTATGGCTTCGTGGGGGTGAGGTTTCGTCGCGAGCTGATCCGTATGTTTAAGTCAGTGTTGCATCCAGGTGAAATGGGATCCTTTAGCTCTGCAGAGAGTGAAAATACCTCCTACTTTTCAGTTGTGGCCTGA